From Methanomassiliicoccales archaeon LGM-RCC1, one genomic window encodes:
- the carB gene encoding carbamoyl-phosphate synthase large subunit, which translates to MKKDYKKVLVIGSGPIVIGQAAEFDFSGTQACRSLREEGYKTVLVNSNPATIQTDTETADAVYVEPLNAETVAKIIEKEGVDGVVSGMGGQTGLNICSELAENGTLDRLHCELIGTQPDAIAKSEDRELFKEAMMKIGEPIPMSESVNSIDEAIKAAEKIGRYPVLVRPAFTLGGTGGGIAYDEKELKEITAHGLAYSRIHQVLIEESVLGWKEIEFEVMRDSNDSCIIICNMENIDPMGIHTGESIVCAPILTLSEKDVDKLRNSAIKVMRELNIEGGCNVQFAFNPKNGDYRLIEVNPRVSRSSALASKATGYPIARVSMKIGLGYTLDEIPNRVTGTTMSAFEPSVDYVVLKIARWPFDKFRTVDRHLGTQMKSTGETMAIGRTFEECLLKGLRSLEIGVNGLDRFDVLDKDIEDLLKHATDQRIFVMGEALRRGWTPEKVAELTNWDVFFIRKLQNIVKMEYKIKAGLTPEVLKEAKLMGFSDETIAELTGNPSLDIRDMRKKQGLVPVFKMVDTCAGEFEAKTPYFYSTYGCRETEAKPSKDKKKVVIVGGGPIRIGQGIEFDYCCVHGVMALQEEGVDAVIVNNNPETVSTDFDMSDRLYFEPLTLGDVLNVIEAEDADGVICQYGGQTSVNLAVDLEKALAGTKTKVLGTTPDDMDVAEDRRRFSKLMDDLKIKQPSSGTGYSFEEAKQIAEDIGYPVIVRPSYVLGGRAMEIVYSTEDLKTYVESAVKVSRNHPILIDKYLTDAIEIDVDCVADGTDVYIGGILEHVEYAGCHSGDATMVMPPKMIGQDKIDEILDITKRVALALHIKGLMNLQLAVKGDEIYMIEANPRASRTVPFISKATGIQMAKIATKIMLGKTLKDFGLTGYKQLDHYAVKEVVFPFLKLPGVDCILTPEMKSTGEVMGIDEDFYAACYKAQVAAGCNYPTESGGVYITVNDNDKEKILPSAKALDELGFTIYATKGTAKYLIDHGVPVATLYKVSENQAPNAVSAMREGKIQMIINTPTQKSGAIRDGAAMRRLAVELQIPIITTIQGAEMTVGAIKVARNGKTGVRSLTEFHRLVN; encoded by the coding sequence ATGAAGAAGGATTACAAGAAGGTCCTGGTCATCGGATCCGGACCCATAGTCATCGGTCAGGCAGCGGAGTTCGATTTCTCCGGAACACAGGCCTGCCGTTCCCTCAGGGAAGAAGGATACAAGACGGTCCTGGTTAACTCCAACCCTGCAACCATCCAGACAGACACCGAGACCGCTGATGCGGTCTACGTAGAACCGCTTAACGCCGAGACGGTAGCCAAGATCATAGAGAAGGAAGGCGTTGACGGAGTGGTCTCCGGAATGGGAGGCCAGACGGGACTAAACATCTGTTCAGAGCTTGCTGAGAACGGCACCCTGGACAGGCTTCACTGCGAGCTCATAGGAACACAGCCCGATGCCATTGCGAAATCCGAGGACAGAGAGTTGTTCAAGGAGGCCATGATGAAGATCGGCGAGCCGATCCCGATGTCCGAGAGCGTCAACTCCATCGATGAGGCGATCAAGGCAGCCGAGAAGATCGGAAGGTACCCGGTCCTGGTCAGGCCCGCATTCACGCTGGGAGGTACCGGAGGAGGTATCGCCTACGACGAAAAGGAGCTGAAGGAGATCACCGCACACGGACTCGCTTACAGCCGTATCCATCAGGTCCTCATCGAGGAATCTGTACTGGGATGGAAGGAGATCGAGTTCGAGGTCATGAGGGATTCCAACGACAGCTGCATCATCATCTGTAACATGGAGAACATCGACCCGATGGGAATCCACACTGGAGAGAGTATCGTATGTGCTCCCATCCTCACACTGTCCGAGAAGGACGTGGACAAGCTCAGGAACTCAGCCATCAAGGTCATGAGGGAGCTCAACATCGAGGGAGGATGCAACGTCCAGTTCGCATTCAACCCCAAGAACGGCGACTACAGGCTGATCGAGGTCAACCCCCGTGTGTCCCGTTCATCCGCACTGGCGTCCAAAGCCACAGGATACCCCATCGCCAGGGTATCGATGAAGATCGGTCTCGGCTACACGCTGGACGAGATCCCCAACAGGGTCACGGGAACCACCATGTCGGCCTTCGAGCCTTCAGTGGACTACGTTGTGCTTAAGATCGCCAGATGGCCATTCGACAAGTTCCGCACAGTGGACAGGCATCTCGGAACGCAGATGAAGTCCACCGGAGAGACCATGGCCATCGGAAGGACCTTCGAGGAGTGTCTCCTCAAGGGCCTCAGGTCATTGGAGATCGGAGTCAACGGACTCGACAGGTTCGACGTCCTGGACAAGGACATCGAGGACCTGCTTAAGCACGCAACCGATCAGCGCATATTCGTGATGGGAGAGGCACTCAGGAGAGGCTGGACGCCCGAGAAGGTCGCAGAGCTCACCAACTGGGATGTCTTCTTCATAAGGAAGCTCCAGAACATCGTGAAGATGGAGTACAAGATCAAGGCCGGACTCACACCAGAGGTTCTGAAGGAAGCCAAGCTCATGGGATTCTCCGATGAGACCATCGCAGAGCTCACCGGCAACCCCTCGCTGGACATACGCGACATGAGGAAGAAGCAGGGACTGGTCCCTGTCTTCAAGATGGTCGACACCTGTGCGGGAGAGTTTGAGGCCAAGACCCCCTACTTCTACTCGACATACGGATGCAGGGAGACTGAGGCCAAGCCCTCCAAGGACAAGAAGAAGGTCGTCATCGTAGGAGGAGGACCCATCAGGATCGGACAGGGAATCGAGTTCGACTACTGCTGTGTCCACGGAGTCATGGCCCTTCAGGAGGAGGGAGTGGATGCGGTCATCGTCAACAACAACCCCGAGACTGTCTCGACAGACTTCGACATGTCCGACAGGCTATACTTCGAGCCCCTCACACTCGGAGACGTCCTGAACGTCATCGAGGCAGAGGATGCCGACGGAGTCATCTGCCAGTACGGAGGACAGACCTCCGTCAACCTGGCGGTGGACCTTGAGAAGGCACTGGCAGGGACCAAGACCAAGGTCCTGGGAACCACACCAGACGATATGGATGTGGCAGAGGACAGGCGCAGGTTCTCCAAGCTGATGGACGACCTGAAGATCAAGCAACCCTCATCCGGAACCGGATACTCATTCGAGGAGGCCAAGCAGATCGCAGAGGACATCGGATACCCTGTCATCGTCAGGCCTTCGTACGTCCTTGGAGGTAGGGCGATGGAGATCGTCTACTCGACCGAGGACCTGAAGACATACGTCGAGAGCGCAGTCAAGGTATCCAGGAACCACCCGATCCTGATCGATAAGTACCTCACCGACGCCATCGAGATCGATGTGGACTGCGTGGCTGACGGAACGGACGTCTACATCGGAGGAATCCTGGAGCACGTCGAGTACGCCGGATGCCACTCAGGAGACGCAACCATGGTCATGCCCCCGAAGATGATCGGACAGGACAAGATCGACGAGATCCTGGACATCACCAAGAGGGTCGCACTCGCACTGCACATAAAGGGACTGATGAACCTCCAGCTGGCGGTCAAGGGCGACGAGATCTATATGATCGAGGCCAACCCCAGAGCATCGAGGACCGTACCCTTCATCTCCAAGGCCACCGGAATCCAGATGGCGAAGATCGCCACCAAGATCATGCTCGGAAAGACCCTGAAGGACTTCGGACTTACCGGATACAAGCAGCTGGACCACTACGCTGTCAAGGAGGTAGTGTTCCCGTTCCTGAAGCTCCCCGGAGTGGACTGCATCCTCACACCCGAGATGAAATCCACCGGAGAGGTCATGGGAATCGACGAGGACTTCTACGCAGCATGCTACAAGGCCCAGGTCGCTGCCGGATGCAACTATCCAACCGAATCGGGAGGGGTCTACATCACGGTCAACGACAACGACAAGGAGAAGATCCTTCCGTCGGCCAAGGCACTGGATGAGCTCGGATTCACGATCTACGCCACCAAGGGAACCGCTAAGTATCTCATCGATCACGGAGTGCCTGTCGCCACCCTGTACAAGGTCAGCGAGAATCAGGCACCCAACGCCGTAAGTGCCATGCGCGAGGGCAAGATACAGATGATCATCAACACCCCCACCCAGAAGTCCGGTGCGATCAGGGACGGAGCGGCCATGAGGAGACTCGCGGTCGAGCTGCAGATCCCGATCATCACCACCATACAGGGTGCTGAGATGACCGTCGGAGCCATAAAGGTCGCCAGGAACGGCAAGACCGGTGTGAGAAGCCTCACCGAGTTCCACAGACTGGTGAACTGA
- a CDS encoding carbamoyl phosphate synthase small subunit gives MTGGYLVLEDGTKFDGQLIGANIEKAGEVVFLTGGVDGYQETITDPSNKGKIIVFTYPLIGNYGVTDEFNVSDKVHVNGVVMRELCTEPSEFYNGTLLGDFMVEKGAVGLTGVDTRELTLKIRKCGTMKGKIVKEGTDIEKTVKELKDLKVDKSVKDVSPKEVKKLDNGKDVTIAVIDCGTGCGLYETLGERFNVIRFPYDVKAEDIIKSGAKGVIVSSGPACPNDPELAPTVATVKELSSKMPIMGVALGSEILAIAMGAKVSHMKLGHHGCNQPVKIKGRICMTSQMQDYFVEPDSLKAAGLEVTQTNLNDNIIEGFKHSKLPVYGYEYRPEGGTGQGDTVFLYDDFLAVVKGVSQ, from the coding sequence ATGACAGGAGGCTACCTGGTCCTGGAAGACGGGACCAAATTCGATGGTCAGCTGATCGGTGCCAACATCGAGAAAGCTGGAGAAGTAGTGTTTTTGACCGGAGGGGTCGACGGATATCAGGAGACAATCACTGATCCGTCGAACAAAGGGAAGATAATCGTATTCACTTACCCTCTGATCGGGAATTATGGCGTTACAGACGAATTCAATGTGTCCGACAAGGTCCACGTCAACGGTGTAGTGATGAGGGAGCTCTGCACGGAGCCCTCCGAGTTCTACAACGGAACCCTCCTCGGCGACTTCATGGTCGAGAAGGGAGCAGTGGGCTTAACCGGAGTGGACACCCGCGAACTTACCCTCAAGATCCGCAAGTGCGGAACGATGAAGGGAAAGATCGTCAAAGAGGGAACGGACATAGAGAAGACAGTCAAGGAACTCAAGGACCTGAAGGTCGACAAATCCGTCAAGGATGTCTCTCCCAAAGAGGTCAAGAAGCTCGATAACGGAAAGGATGTCACCATTGCGGTGATAGACTGCGGAACCGGATGCGGACTTTATGAGACACTCGGAGAGAGGTTCAACGTGATCAGGTTCCCCTATGACGTTAAGGCCGAGGACATAATCAAGTCCGGTGCCAAGGGAGTAATAGTCTCCAGCGGACCTGCATGCCCTAACGACCCTGAGCTCGCACCCACTGTGGCAACGGTCAAAGAGCTCTCGTCCAAGATGCCCATCATGGGTGTCGCGCTGGGATCAGAGATTCTCGCCATCGCCATGGGAGCAAAGGTCTCCCACATGAAACTGGGCCACCACGGATGCAACCAGCCTGTCAAGATCAAAGGTCGCATCTGCATGACATCCCAGATGCAGGACTACTTCGTGGAGCCCGACAGCCTCAAGGCGGCCGGACTCGAGGTCACACAGACGAACCTCAACGACAACATCATCGAGGGATTCAAGCATTCCAAGCTCCCGGTGTACGGATACGAGTACCGCCCAGAGGGAGGCACTGGACAGGGGGACACGGTGTTCCTCTACGATGACTTCCTCGCTGTCGTGAAGGGGGTGTCCCAATGA
- a CDS encoding mRNA surveillance protein pelota, which produces MRVLGEDASNESVKLQVETDEDLWHLYNIIEVGDLVTASTTRREEKAADKLRAEKMEKKRMTLGIRIEKIEFSEDDLRLKLLGIIETGPQDIGQHHTLIFENGDSMTIQKKKWRATQLDRVKKAVTESKKPRIVFVSLDQDEATIAILRQYGLKEIATVRSGRSGKQYEEKPSVDGYHGEIHSKLKFIIEPNMPLVLLGPGFEKETLADGLKKIDPEMYKKVYVYHTGQSGMVGINELMKAGMGADVLRESAVGSEIEAVEQLMTEIAKDGLGTYGPNEVMNAAMSGAVDKLLILDSKVREQDLDDIVRAVESQKGSVIIISSQHDGGKELAALGGMGAILRYKV; this is translated from the coding sequence ATGCGCGTATTGGGCGAGGATGCCTCCAACGAGAGTGTGAAACTCCAGGTTGAGACGGATGAAGATCTTTGGCATCTGTACAACATCATCGAGGTAGGTGACCTAGTTACCGCATCGACGACCAGGCGCGAAGAGAAGGCCGCGGACAAGCTCAGGGCCGAGAAGATGGAGAAGAAGAGGATGACCCTCGGGATCCGCATCGAGAAGATCGAGTTCTCGGAGGACGACCTCAGGCTTAAGCTCCTAGGTATCATCGAGACCGGCCCGCAGGACATCGGTCAGCACCATACCCTGATCTTCGAGAACGGGGACTCCATGACCATTCAGAAGAAGAAATGGAGGGCAACGCAGCTTGATAGGGTTAAGAAGGCCGTCACCGAATCCAAGAAACCCCGCATAGTGTTCGTATCCCTTGATCAGGATGAGGCCACCATCGCCATCCTCAGGCAGTACGGATTGAAGGAGATCGCCACTGTACGTTCAGGAAGGTCCGGAAAACAGTATGAAGAGAAGCCTTCCGTCGACGGCTATCACGGAGAGATTCACTCCAAATTGAAATTCATCATAGAGCCCAATATGCCCCTGGTCCTTCTGGGCCCTGGTTTCGAGAAGGAGACCCTGGCGGATGGTCTGAAGAAGATCGATCCCGAGATGTACAAGAAGGTCTACGTCTACCACACCGGTCAATCCGGCATGGTGGGGATCAACGAGCTGATGAAGGCTGGAATGGGGGCCGATGTGCTCAGGGAGTCCGCCGTGGGATCGGAGATAGAGGCCGTAGAGCAGCTTATGACCGAGATAGCTAAGGACGGGCTCGGAACATACGGTCCGAACGAGGTCATGAACGCTGCCATGTCCGGTGCGGTCGATAAACTGTTGATATTGGACTCGAAGGTCCGCGAGCAGGACCTGGACGACATAGTGCGTGCGGTCGAGTCGCAGAAGGGGTCTGTGATCATCATATCCTCTCAGCATGACGGGGGCAAGGAACTCGCTGCCCTGGGCGGAATGGGTGCGATCCTGCGCTATAAGGTGTAA
- a CDS encoding phenylacetate--CoA ligase: MAFWNEKIETMPREELEKMQLRLLQEKVAEMYVKSEFFHKRMDEAGVKPEDIKSFEDFRKVPFMKKTDLRDNYPDKLFVVPYDDLVRIHVSSGTTGKPTVVGYTQKDLDNWTEALARGMTSFGMTKKDMVQNMHGYGLFTGGLGVHYGAERIGATVLPISTGNTNRQIQLMQDLPVTALAGTPSYYFHIADVCDQMGIDLRKATKVRKGIAGGEPWSESMRKKLEERTGIKTYNCYGASEFYGPMFLECEQQDGLHLWADLAYVEILDENDQPCKEGERGAIVITMLQKEAFPLIRYRIGDISAIDWTPCKCGRTHPRLMRISGRTDDMLVVRGVNVFPSQIESVIGEISWLSPFYHLTLTNENYMDNLLVEVELTEESLTEDMVKLNKMSNELSRRLKDVLNIKAEVKLCLPGTLPRFEGKASHVTDNRSYE, encoded by the coding sequence ATGGCTTTCTGGAACGAGAAGATCGAAACGATGCCCCGTGAGGAACTCGAGAAGATGCAGCTGCGCCTCCTTCAGGAGAAGGTTGCGGAGATGTATGTTAAGTCCGAGTTCTTCCACAAGAGGATGGACGAGGCTGGTGTTAAGCCCGAGGATATCAAGAGTTTCGAGGATTTCAGAAAGGTCCCCTTCATGAAGAAGACCGATCTCCGTGACAACTATCCTGACAAGCTCTTCGTCGTTCCGTACGATGATCTCGTGAGGATACACGTTTCGTCAGGAACCACAGGTAAGCCCACTGTCGTCGGATACACCCAGAAGGACCTGGATAACTGGACAGAGGCCCTCGCAAGAGGAATGACCTCGTTCGGCATGACCAAGAAGGATATGGTTCAGAACATGCACGGATACGGACTGTTCACCGGAGGACTCGGTGTTCACTACGGTGCAGAGAGGATCGGTGCAACCGTTCTTCCTATCAGCACAGGAAACACAAACAGGCAGATCCAATTGATGCAGGACCTTCCGGTCACGGCTCTCGCAGGAACACCGTCGTACTACTTCCATATCGCTGATGTCTGTGATCAGATGGGCATTGATCTCAGGAAGGCTACCAAGGTCAGGAAAGGAATCGCCGGGGGAGAGCCCTGGTCCGAGAGCATGAGGAAGAAGCTCGAGGAGCGTACCGGAATTAAAACTTACAACTGCTACGGCGCCAGTGAGTTCTACGGCCCCATGTTCCTCGAGTGCGAGCAGCAGGATGGGCTCCATCTCTGGGCCGACCTTGCTTATGTCGAGATCCTTGACGAGAACGACCAGCCCTGTAAGGAAGGAGAGAGGGGGGCAATCGTCATCACGATGCTGCAGAAGGAAGCTTTCCCGCTCATCAGGTACAGGATAGGGGATATCTCAGCCATCGACTGGACCCCTTGCAAGTGCGGAAGGACTCACCCCAGACTGATGAGGATATCAGGAAGGACAGACGATATGCTCGTCGTCCGCGGAGTCAACGTGTTCCCCAGCCAGATCGAGAGCGTCATCGGCGAGATCTCATGGCTCTCACCGTTCTACCATTTGACACTCACCAACGAGAACTACATGGACAACCTGTTGGTCGAGGTCGAGCTCACAGAGGAGTCCCTTACAGAGGACATGGTGAAGCTCAATAAGATGTCCAATGAGCTCTCCAGGAGACTCAAGGATGTCCTGAATATCAAGGCCGAGGTCAAACTCTGCCTGCCCGGCACCCTGCCTAGGTTTGAGGGCAAGGCCTCGCACGTAACCGACAACCGCAGTTACGAATGA
- a CDS encoding EF-Tu/IF-2/RF-3 family GTPase, translated as MGNLNIAVLGAKDYAGKIGKKGTVTDMTFYEYKDGHDSFTLIEPSKFPEKLSSLFYSVAMSEFVVLVVDKIDSFLGETIVMVDSLGIDKGFVILQNYIQPEQLAPLLAGTSLEHYEPREDDPIKLREELIGMAKAQAKTAGDGTCGSCPVDSHFNVKGVGTVVLGSVIDGYFKVHDKMTVFPTKKEVILKSIQKHDIDAQDGIKGDHVGLALRGIESEELDRGFVVTTDPSVKMSRSVSGQVSLVKFWASPLKEGMVVHIGHWMQMVPCRITAVDNGSDFRTANVTFEMDDDMIHKPGDKAIIMYLEGGKLRVAGSISLP; from the coding sequence ATGGGGAACCTGAACATCGCGGTACTGGGAGCAAAGGATTACGCAGGAAAGATCGGTAAGAAGGGCACAGTCACTGACATGACCTTCTATGAGTACAAGGACGGGCACGACTCGTTCACCCTCATAGAGCCCTCCAAATTCCCCGAGAAACTGTCGTCCCTTTTCTACTCGGTCGCGATGTCAGAGTTCGTCGTACTGGTGGTTGACAAGATCGATTCCTTCCTAGGGGAGACCATCGTAATGGTCGACTCCTTGGGCATAGACAAGGGATTCGTCATCCTCCAGAATTACATTCAGCCAGAACAGCTGGCACCTCTTCTCGCAGGTACCTCTCTTGAGCACTATGAGCCTCGTGAGGACGATCCCATAAAACTTAGGGAGGAGCTCATCGGCATGGCCAAGGCCCAGGCAAAGACCGCCGGAGACGGCACATGCGGATCATGTCCCGTGGACAGCCACTTCAACGTCAAGGGCGTAGGAACTGTCGTTCTCGGTTCAGTCATAGACGGATATTTCAAGGTCCACGATAAGATGACCGTCTTCCCCACTAAGAAGGAGGTCATCCTGAAGTCCATCCAGAAGCACGACATTGATGCTCAGGACGGAATCAAAGGGGACCATGTAGGTCTTGCGCTCAGAGGAATCGAATCAGAGGAGCTGGACAGGGGATTTGTGGTCACAACCGATCCTTCAGTCAAGATGAGCCGCTCCGTTTCTGGACAGGTATCGCTCGTCAAGTTCTGGGCCTCGCCCCTCAAAGAGGGAATGGTCGTCCATATCGGTCACTGGATGCAGATGGTGCCCTGCAGGATCACTGCAGTCGACAATGGTTCGGATTTCAGGACCGCTAACGTTACTTTCGAGATGGACGACGACATGATACACAAGCCCGGTGACAAGGCGATCATCATGTATCTCGAGGGCGGAAAGCTCAGGGTAGCAGGTTCCATTTCGCTGCCGTAA
- a CDS encoding amino acid-binding protein, producing MSNIIKQLSIFVNNEPGRLAYISSVLKECNVNMRAFNLAESTEFGILRTIVENPDDAYDKLKAKGIIVKKTDMIGVYLDDTPGALFQSADALGKANINIEYGYAYSYNDKAIFFIRVDDPEKAVDVIGKQGIKMVSESEI from the coding sequence ATGTCCAACATAATCAAGCAGCTTTCAATATTCGTCAACAACGAGCCCGGACGCCTGGCGTACATATCATCGGTGCTCAAGGAATGCAACGTCAACATGAGGGCCTTCAATCTAGCCGAGTCCACAGAGTTCGGTATCCTGAGGACCATCGTTGAGAACCCCGACGATGCCTACGACAAGCTGAAGGCCAAAGGCATCATCGTCAAGAAGACGGATATGATCGGAGTCTATCTGGATGACACTCCCGGTGCCCTATTCCAGTCCGCCGATGCCCTGGGAAAGGCTAATATAAACATTGAGTATGGTTACGCCTATTCCTACAATGACAAGGCGATATTCTTCATCAGGGTTGATGACCCTGAGAAGGCCGTCGATGTCATCGGCAAACAGGGCATCAAGATGGTGTCCGAATCGGAGATTTGA
- a CDS encoding phenylacetate--CoA ligase, producing the protein MPPEEMKKLQYDELKALVTKLYESNQFYHDRMESKGVKPEDIKCIEDISKLPFMFKQDLRDNYPTKMFTVPNNQVVRYHVSSGTTGKPTLVGYTENDLGYWTEALARSLTRAGVGPEDVLQVCYGYGLFTGGLGLHYGGEKVGATVLPASTGNSERQIELMLDLGVTAIACTPSYFIHLIDVAKKMGVDFRRDTKLRVAFLGAEPWSEAMKKKIEDATGVEAYDIYGTSEQGGPMFTDCPCHNGIHIDADIMYIEVIDPETEEVLPAGQKGELVVTMLKKEAFPLVRYRIKDMTEIMTDPCPCGRTSPRIARITGRSDDMLIIRGINVFPSQIEYTLMQIPEVGDQYMIYVTRDGALDNMKVQVEIKPDAFSDNMDDMLKLRAHIESALKKYLNIAVTVELKAPGELPRFEGKAKRVIDNRVI; encoded by the coding sequence ATGCCACCGGAGGAGATGAAGAAACTCCAGTACGATGAACTGAAAGCGCTCGTCACGAAACTGTACGAGTCCAACCAGTTCTACCATGACAGGATGGAGTCCAAAGGTGTTAAGCCCGAGGACATCAAGTGCATCGAGGACATCTCGAAGCTGCCTTTCATGTTCAAGCAGGATCTGCGCGACAACTATCCGACCAAGATGTTTACCGTTCCCAACAACCAGGTGGTCAGGTACCATGTTTCATCCGGTACCACCGGAAAGCCCACGCTCGTGGGATACACCGAGAATGACCTTGGATACTGGACAGAGGCATTGGCAAGATCCCTCACAAGAGCAGGAGTAGGTCCCGAGGACGTACTTCAGGTCTGTTACGGATACGGGCTGTTCACCGGCGGATTGGGACTCCATTACGGAGGAGAGAAGGTCGGTGCCACCGTCCTTCCTGCCAGCACAGGCAACTCTGAAAGGCAGATCGAGCTAATGCTCGACCTCGGCGTCACGGCCATCGCCTGCACGCCATCATACTTCATCCACCTTATCGACGTGGCCAAGAAGATGGGAGTGGACTTCAGGAGGGACACCAAGCTCAGGGTCGCCTTCCTTGGAGCCGAGCCCTGGTCCGAGGCGATGAAGAAGAAGATCGAGGACGCGACCGGAGTGGAGGCATACGACATCTACGGTACGTCCGAGCAGGGCGGTCCGATGTTCACCGACTGTCCTTGCCACAATGGAATCCACATCGATGCAGATATCATGTACATAGAGGTCATCGATCCTGAGACCGAGGAGGTCTTGCCTGCTGGACAAAAGGGAGAGCTCGTCGTTACCATGCTCAAGAAAGAGGCCTTCCCTCTGGTCAGGTACCGCATCAAGGACATGACTGAGATCATGACCGATCCCTGTCCCTGCGGCAGGACTTCTCCGAGGATCGCTAGGATCACTGGAAGGTCTGACGACATGCTGATCATTCGTGGAATCAACGTGTTCCCCAGCCAGATCGAGTATACTCTGATGCAGATCCCCGAGGTAGGGGACCAGTACATGATCTATGTGACCAGGGATGGAGCCCTCGACAACATGAAGGTCCAGGTGGAGATCAAGCCTGATGCCTTCAGCGATAACATGGACGATATGCTCAAACTCAGGGCCCACATCGAATCCGCTTTAAAGAAATACCTCAATATAGCCGTCACAGTAGAGCTCAAAGCCCCCGGAGAACTTCCCAGGTTCGAGGGCAAGGCCAAGAGAGTGATCGACAACAGGGTGATCTGA